A single genomic interval of Candidatus Paceibacterota bacterium harbors:
- a CDS encoding AAA family ATPase — protein MIKREITVFYGPNGAGKTTIARYLATKNKGLHIQLDWYSSMQRGKEWYTKNNNREKINLLLGTLDAVVTKTRYNKIYLDGVLLYTFMFKMLEVWCKNNKINYKFVKLVGSEKKLAYRVTKRRKPRKNDWNKKLPKIYKHFTYPSSLEIDTTGKGISKVIKYLT, from the coding sequence TGGTCCAAATGGAGCTGGTAAAACAACCATAGCTCGATATTTAGCTACAAAAAATAAGGGTTTGCACATACAACTAGATTGGTATTCATCAATGCAAAGAGGCAAAGAATGGTATACAAAAAACAATAATAGGGAAAAAATAAACCTGTTACTAGGTACGCTTGATGCTGTGGTTACAAAAACTAGGTACAATAAGATTTATCTTGACGGTGTACTACTCTATACTTTTATGTTCAAGATGCTTGAGGTTTGGTGTAAAAACAACAAAATTAATTACAAATTTGTTAAATTAGTTGGTAGTGAAAAGAAATTAGCCTATCGTGTCACAAAAAGAAGGAAGCCAAGGAAAAATGATTGGAACAAGAAACTACCTAAGATTTATAAACATTTTACATACCCAAGCAGCTTAGAGATTGATACGACAGGTAAGGGTATCTCCAAAGTAATAAAATACTTGACATAA
- a CDS encoding nucleoside-diphosphate kinase produces the protein MKYSFGVLKPDCIKLNLVDRAIELVCSRGLRIIFSKKVMLKPIDVEFLYSRCRQLSFFENLLKFMTSGEIMVYITESTDSNCAIRTLNSVTGHTNPVEAKPDTLRSMGKNVCENIAHSTADEQTFWSEVRYFLTKEEIKTLRLES, from the coding sequence ATGAAATATTCTTTTGGTGTTTTGAAACCAGATTGTATTAAACTCAATTTAGTTGATCGAGCTATAGAGTTAGTTTGTAGTCGTGGTTTGAGGATCATTTTTTCAAAAAAAGTAATGCTGAAACCAATAGATGTGGAATTTCTGTATTCAAGGTGTCGGCAGCTATCTTTTTTTGAGAATTTACTCAAATTTATGACTTCTGGTGAGATTATGGTGTATATCACCGAATCTACCGATAGTAACTGTGCGATAAGAACGCTGAATAGCGTGACGGGGCACACAAATCCAGTGGAAGCAAAACCGGATACTCTCCGCAGTATGGGAAAGAATGTGTGTGAAAACATCGCTCATTCCACCGCAGACGAACAAACATTTTGGTCTGAGGTAAGGTATTTTTTAACCAAGGAGGAAATTAAAACATTGAGACTGGAATCCTAA